Proteins encoded within one genomic window of Manis pentadactyla isolate mManPen7 chromosome 4, mManPen7.hap1, whole genome shotgun sequence:
- the MMD gene encoding monocyte to macrophage differentiation factor isoform X1, translating into MRFKNRFQRFMNHRAPANGRYKPTCYEHAANCYTHAFLIVPAIVGSALLHRLSDDCWEKITAWIYGMGLCALFIVSTVFHIVSWKKSHLRTVEHCFHMCDRMVIYFFIAASYAPWLNLRELGPLASHMRWFIWLMAAGGTIYVFLYHEKYKVVELFFYLTMGFSPALVVTSMNNTDGLHELACGGLIYCLGVVFFKSDGIIPFAHAIWHLFVATAAAVHYYAIWKYLYRSPKDFMRHL; encoded by the exons GTTCATGAACCATCGGGCCCCGGCCAATGGCCGCTACAAACCGACTTGTTACGAACATGCTGCTAACTGCTACACACACGCC TTCCTCATCGTGCCGGCCATCGTGGGCAGCGCCCTGCTCCATCGGCTGTCTGATGACTGCTGGGAAAAGATAACCGCCTGGATTTACGGGATGGGCCTCTGTGCCCTCTTCATCGTTTCCACAGTATTTCACATTGTATCATGGAAAAAGAGCCACTTAAG GACAGTCGAACATTGTTTTCACATGTGTGATAGAATGGTTATCTACTTCTTCATTGCTGCTTCTTATGCTCCATG GTTAAATCTCCGTGAACTTGGACCCCTGGCATCTCATATGCGTTGGTTTATCTGGCTCATGGCAGCTGGAGGAACCATTTATGTATTTCTCTACCATGAAaa GTATAAGGTGGTTGAGCTCTTTTTCTATCTCACAATGGGGTTTTCTCCAGCCTTGGTGGTGACATCAATG AATAACACCGATGGACTTCATGAACTTGCCTGTGGGGGCTTGATTTACTGCCTGGGAGTTGTATTCTTCAAGAGTGATGGCATCATTCCATTCGCCCATGCCATCTGGCACCTGTTTGTGGCCACGGCAGCTGCAGTGCATTACTACGCCATTTGGAAATATCTTTACCGAAGTCCGAAAGACTTCATGCGACATTTATGA
- the MMD gene encoding monocyte to macrophage differentiation factor isoform X2, with amino-acid sequence MQCGFRRFMNHRAPANGRYKPTCYEHAANCYTHAFLIVPAIVGSALLHRLSDDCWEKITAWIYGMGLCALFIVSTVFHIVSWKKSHLRTVEHCFHMCDRMVIYFFIAASYAPWLNLRELGPLASHMRWFIWLMAAGGTIYVFLYHEKYKVVELFFYLTMGFSPALVVTSMNNTDGLHELACGGLIYCLGVVFFKSDGIIPFAHAIWHLFVATAAAVHYYAIWKYLYRSPKDFMRHL; translated from the exons GTTCATGAACCATCGGGCCCCGGCCAATGGCCGCTACAAACCGACTTGTTACGAACATGCTGCTAACTGCTACACACACGCC TTCCTCATCGTGCCGGCCATCGTGGGCAGCGCCCTGCTCCATCGGCTGTCTGATGACTGCTGGGAAAAGATAACCGCCTGGATTTACGGGATGGGCCTCTGTGCCCTCTTCATCGTTTCCACAGTATTTCACATTGTATCATGGAAAAAGAGCCACTTAAG GACAGTCGAACATTGTTTTCACATGTGTGATAGAATGGTTATCTACTTCTTCATTGCTGCTTCTTATGCTCCATG GTTAAATCTCCGTGAACTTGGACCCCTGGCATCTCATATGCGTTGGTTTATCTGGCTCATGGCAGCTGGAGGAACCATTTATGTATTTCTCTACCATGAAaa GTATAAGGTGGTTGAGCTCTTTTTCTATCTCACAATGGGGTTTTCTCCAGCCTTGGTGGTGACATCAATG AATAACACCGATGGACTTCATGAACTTGCCTGTGGGGGCTTGATTTACTGCCTGGGAGTTGTATTCTTCAAGAGTGATGGCATCATTCCATTCGCCCATGCCATCTGGCACCTGTTTGTGGCCACGGCAGCTGCAGTGCATTACTACGCCATTTGGAAATATCTTTACCGAAGTCCGAAAGACTTCATGCGACATTTATGA